The Nocardia sp. BMG51109 nucleotide sequence GCTCTCGGAAAGCTACGTTTTCGACGACGTGAATCGCAAGTTCATGGAGCAGTCGAATCCGTGGGCGTTGCACGGCATTGCCGAACGCCTGCTCGAGGCCGCCGAGCGCAAGCTGTGGGAGCATCCGGGGCCGGATACGCTCGAGCGTCTGCGCCAGGTATACCTGGAGACCGAGGGCGAACTCGAGTAGGGATCGACACGTGCCGAGAGAGCGGCGGACATTGCCGGACAATCGGTTTGCCGGGGCTTCCCGCGTCGGTGCCGAGCGGTGTATATCCGGTCGTCCGGCGCTCCTCCGGTCCGGTGATCTTGCGCAGATGATCCTGTGGCGCTTGGCTTTCCGATGGCCCCGGAGTGCCCCATGAAACCGGGGGCTTGGTCCGTGCCCGTCCTGAGGGGACCATAAGAAATGTTGCGACGTCCGCCCGGGGGTTACCGCCGGACGGTGGATAGCGTTATCCGCAGAACAATTCGACCACGAATCGGATTCGCCGGACGGGCGAGTTCTACGATCATGCTCGGAATATCGTGCGGCCGTCCGGAAATCGGTTCTCCAGGCACAGGAATTGATCATGAGAATTGCAAAATTCGCCGCCACTGCCGCGCTGTCCGCCGCCGCGCTGGGCATCACGGGGGCCACCGCGCACGGTGAGGCCGGTATCGCCGGTCCGTCGATCAACGGGGCGGATCAGGGCGTCGCCTACACGACGACGCTGGCCGAGGACCGCTCGGCGGTCAGCACCACGCTGGCCGACGGCCGGTTCGAGCTGACTCCCGACGCCGCGGCCGTTGCCGTGTTCGCGCCGAACGGCGCCCAGGTCGGGACGGTGCCGCTGGTGTACGAGGCAGCGGGCCGGACGATGCATGTGACGCCGGAAATCGATGCCGCGGCAAAGACATTGACGGTGCGTCCGGACAGCCCTGCCGATATCAGCGCCCCGACGCCGCAGACGCAGGCGCTGCAGGACATCGGCAGCCAGGAGCAGATCCTGGGCGGCGCGGCACTCGGCTGCGTGATCGGTATCGTCATCGGCATCTGGTTCTTCGGGGTCGGCGCGATCATCGGCTGCGTCGTCGGTGGCCTCATCGGCGCCGCGATCGGGGCGAACCAGCCGTGACGGGCTGACCTTTCCCGCACACGAGTCGACCGCCGGCGCCGCGCAGGCCGGCGGTCGACCTTCCCGGCTACGCCCGCAAACGTAGCGGTTTCTGCGCCCCGGGACGGATGTGGCCGGGGCCGCACCGCCGTACTGTCTCCACATGACCTGGAATGATCTCGCGCAATCCAAATACGCGCTGCTGACGACCTACAAGAAGGACGGCACCGCGGTCGGCGCACCCGTCTGGGTGGCGCCGGACGGCGACCGCATCGTGGTGTGGACCAACCCCAAGACCTGGAAGGTGAAGCGGATCCGCCGCAATCCGTCGGTCACGCTGGAGGTGTGCGACAACCGC carries:
- a CDS encoding PPOX class F420-dependent oxidoreductase, with product MTWNDLAQSKYALLTTYKKDGTAVGAPVWVAPDGDRIVVWTNPKTWKVKRIRRNPSVTLEVCDNRGRTRGGETVAGTAEVLDEAGTDRVRGVIGRKYGVIGTLAVQGHKLILGKDRSVGLSITRQVPGE